From the genome of Polypterus senegalus isolate Bchr_013 chromosome 8, ASM1683550v1, whole genome shotgun sequence:
cagctgCACAAGACAATGGCAGCTTCTTCTCATCTCCATCATCTCAGACCTCTCTTCAGTGCAGATCACAGCAGACAACAAATGATGAAAGTATAAAGAAATTGACGTCTGGACCAGAGAGTTTGATACCAGCCTCACTGAGCAGTGCTACTCTGCCAGTGATGAAACTAACAACAGCAGGTGTGATCACCAGACAGATACAAATACATGATTTAGACGCAGTTGCTGTCCACCAGGAGCAGAGGAAAAGGTCCAATCTGAGTGAAACACAACAGAAGCTGTATcagtgttctgaatgtggcaaaggatTCCCAAAATTGAGAAGTCTTCAGAAGCACAGaaaaattcatactggagaaaagccatattgttgttctgaatgtggcaagctaTTTACACATGTGAGCAATcttcataaacataaaaaaattcacactggagagaagccatattgttgttctgaatgtggtaagcgATTCACACAAGTGAGCAGTCTTCACAGACACAgcagaattcacacaggagagaaaccatatcattgttcagaatgtggtaaaggATTTACCTGCACGCGCAGCCTTCGGGACCACATAAGaactcatactggagagaagccatactgtTGTTCTGAATGCGACAAACGATATCCCAGTGCTAAGAACCTTAGAGTccacagaagaattcacactggagagaagacatactgttgttctgaatgtggcaagcgattCACACAACTTAGTAGCCTTCAGAGGCATAGAagaattcacacgggagagaagccttattgctgttcagaatgtggtaaaggATTTACCAGCACTAGCAGTCTTCAGGCtcacacaagagttcacactggagagaagccgtattgttgttctgaatgtggaaaacaattttcaCAAAAGAGTGCACTTCAGACCCACATAAGAActcacactggggagaagccatactgctgttttgaatgtggcaaacaattcactACAAACAGCAGCCTTCTGAAGCACAGAAGAAATCACGCCGGATAGGATGAAATGCTGCAAAAGACTTAGAAACCTCATGGATTGAACACAAAAAGCCTTTGACAGTATACCTCACTCTTGGAGCCTGAATTGTAATATCCACCCCGTTTTGTAACTTTGATTTCTACCACCATACCCCAAAGGCCAACAAACCCTGCAGCTTTTTCACGACAATGGACAGATCATTATCCAGAACATAAAAGTAAAAGAGGACTTCTTATCACCCCTACTGTTCTGCCAGACACTAAACCCATTAAGCAGTCTCCTCGGTAATCTCGACTATAGATTTAATAGTCTCAGAGAGTCAGTTGCCTCCTGTTTATGAATGACCTGAAGCTGCAGACAGAAACTGGTGGAGCGGCTACACTTGGCGACATCAGAATGGCATTCAGTCATGACAACTGTACCAAAGCACCCTTCATGAACCTCCTTAATGTTacatgttttctaaaaaaaaaaaaacatgtaagaaGCATTGCAttctttggcttgaaaaatggcaCTTTTATTAAATCTTATCTTTCTACAGTAAAATgggcaaaacactaaaagtacaaaatcagaagtgtaaaaagtatactaatgatccaaataataataatatgaaatgaataataattatgATGCTAATATACTGTCAGGGtggcacaatggcgcagtggtagcactgctgcctcgcagttaggagacccgggtttgcttcccgggtcctccctgcgtggagtttgcatgttctccccgtgtctgcgtgggtttcctctgggtgctccggtttcctcccacagtccaaagacatgcaggttaggtggattggcgattctaaattggccctagtgtgtgctgggtgtgttttagtgtgtcctgtggtggattggcaccctgcccgggatttgttcctgccttgtgccctgtgttggctgatattggctccagcagacctctgtgactctgtgtttggattcagtgggttggaaaatggatggatggataatatactgtcaaaatgtcttttgtgtggtatgtttttgaaaagtaaaactgCTTAGATGTCCGGTCATTTACCTGACACTGTTCAGCATAACAATCACATCATCATCAAGAAATTACTTCAA
Proteins encoded in this window:
- the LOC120533290 gene encoding zinc finger protein 501-like — its product is MDVKEEACETEVNTMEIMTVSIKGEDCEWEAVHPKQESLCIKEEDYEQVTVNINDEAEGTSVNNEEQKWKITKHNDLKVKSESLQSDTKMIEDISSFRTLDSQSSSSTRSGKTAQDNGSFFSSPSSQTSLQCRSQQTTNDESIKKLTSGPESLIPASLSSATLPVMKLTTAGVITRQIQIHDLDAVAVHQEQRKRSNLSETQQKLYQCSECGKGFPKLRSLQKHRKIHTGEKPYCCSECGKLFTHVSNLHKHKKIHTGEKPYCCSECGKRFTQVSSLHRHSRIHTGEKPYHCSECGKGFTCTRSLRDHIRTHTGEKPYCCSECDKRYPSAKNLRVHRRIHTGEKTYCCSECGKRFTQLSSLQRHRRIHTGEKPYCCSECGKGFTSTSSLQAHTRVHTGEKPYCCSECGKQFSQKSALQTHIRTHTGEKPYCCFECGKQFTTNSSLLKHRRNHAG